A genomic segment from Salvelinus alpinus chromosome 8, SLU_Salpinus.1, whole genome shotgun sequence encodes:
- the LOC139583492 gene encoding acyl-coenzyme A thioesterase 9, mitochondrial-like isoform X1: protein MLSPRFRFLRSVASLTTRTFSRGPVSLQGKAPDMSEGNAHLLMSNVRNRLREIVGASTNWRDHQQALADRLSLSNQLAGSQDELPVRRMKDSYIEAHLPLGTDPTLREKYLNYLKGVRFGRILEDLDSLAVLICYSHTHNKTLQRSPLSIVTALVDKIDMRKQIIHPDCDIKFTGHVTWVGKTSIEAKMHMSQYHGGAYTPVLDATFVMVARDPENKRAAFVNPLKPEGIEEEKLFQQGEINKTRRIELSTASLLKVAPTAEERKIVHSLFLNTLDSKTVSFRSRVLPPNSVWMEDAKVKGLEICHPQERNIFNRIFGGFLMRKAYELGWANACVYGGCRPNLVAVDDILFRKPVEIGSLLLLSSQVCYTEGKYIQVRVHTEVLDPMTRQHNTTNVFHFTFATDKDVPNIVPQSYGESMLYLDGKRHFNQTLESQ from the exons GTTCCGGTTCCTAAGGTCGGTGGCGTCCCTGACAACCAGGACGTTCTCCCGGGGGCCTGTGTCTTTGCAGGGGAAGGCCCCGGACATGTCTGAGG GAAATGCTCACTTGCTAATGTCCAATG TGcgcaacaggctgagagagaTTGTGGGAGCGTCCACTAACTGGAG AGACCACCAGCAGGCGTTAGCTGACCGTTTGTCATTGTCCAATCAGCTGGCTGGTTCTCAGGATGAGCTTCCTGTCCGCAGGATGAAGGACAGCTACATAGAGGCCCACCTTCCCCTAGGCACAGACCCTACCCTTAGAGAGAAATACCTCAACTACCTCAAAGGTGTCAG GTTTGGCCGTATCCTGGAGGATCTGGACAGTCTAGCAG TGTTGATCTGTTACTCTCACACCCATAACAAGACACTTCAGAGATCTCCTCTGTCCATCGTCACTGCCCTGGTGGATAAGATAG ACATGAGGAAACAAATCATCCACCCTGACTGTGACATCAAGTTCACTGGTCACGTGACCTGGGTGGGGAAGACCTCCATTGAAGCCAAGATGCACATGTCTCAG taccacgGTGGGGCCTACACTCCAGTTCTGGATGCTACGTTTGTTATGGTGGCCAGAGACCCTGAGAACAAGAG ggcaGCGTTTGTTAACCCTCTGAAGCCAGAGGGAATTGAGGAGGAGAAACTGTTTCAGCAGGGAGAGA TCAATAAGACGCGTCGTATAGAGCTGAGTACAGCGTCTCTACTAAAGGTGGCCCCTACTGCTGAGGAGAGGAAGATCGTACACAGCCTGTTCCTCAACACCCTGGACAGCAA GACAGTGAGTTTCCGTAGCAGAGTTCTGCCTCCTAACTCAGTATGGATGGAGGATGCCAAAGTCAAAGGACTGGAGATCTGCCATCCACAg GAGAGGAACATCTTTAACAGGATCTTTGGAGGGTTTCTGATGAGGAAAGCTTACGAGCTGGGCTGGGCTAACGCATGTGTCTACGG GGGGTGTCGGCCTAACTTGGTTGCCGTGGACGATATCCTCTTCCGGAAGCCAGTAGAGATTGGCTCCCTACTCCTGCTCTCATCAcag gTGTGTTACACAGAGGGAAAGTACATCCAGGTCAGAGTTCATACAGAGGTTCTTGACCCCATGACCCGGCAGCACAACACCACTAATGTCTTCCACTTCACCTTCGCCACAGACAAAGACGTCCCCAACATAGTGCCACAGAGCTACGGCG AGTCCATGTTGTACCTGGATGGAAAGAGACACTTTAACCAGACCCTGGAGTCTCAGTGA
- the LOC139583492 gene encoding acyl-coenzyme A thioesterase 9, mitochondrial-like isoform X2, which yields MLSPRFRFLRSVASLTTRTFSRGPVSLQGKAPDMSEVRNRLREIVGASTNWRDHQQALADRLSLSNQLAGSQDELPVRRMKDSYIEAHLPLGTDPTLREKYLNYLKGVRFGRILEDLDSLAVLICYSHTHNKTLQRSPLSIVTALVDKIDMRKQIIHPDCDIKFTGHVTWVGKTSIEAKMHMSQYHGGAYTPVLDATFVMVARDPENKRAAFVNPLKPEGIEEEKLFQQGEINKTRRIELSTASLLKVAPTAEERKIVHSLFLNTLDSKTVSFRSRVLPPNSVWMEDAKVKGLEICHPQERNIFNRIFGGFLMRKAYELGWANACVYGGCRPNLVAVDDILFRKPVEIGSLLLLSSQVCYTEGKYIQVRVHTEVLDPMTRQHNTTNVFHFTFATDKDVPNIVPQSYGESMLYLDGKRHFNQTLESQ from the exons GTTCCGGTTCCTAAGGTCGGTGGCGTCCCTGACAACCAGGACGTTCTCCCGGGGGCCTGTGTCTTTGCAGGGGAAGGCCCCGGACATGTCTGAGG TGcgcaacaggctgagagagaTTGTGGGAGCGTCCACTAACTGGAG AGACCACCAGCAGGCGTTAGCTGACCGTTTGTCATTGTCCAATCAGCTGGCTGGTTCTCAGGATGAGCTTCCTGTCCGCAGGATGAAGGACAGCTACATAGAGGCCCACCTTCCCCTAGGCACAGACCCTACCCTTAGAGAGAAATACCTCAACTACCTCAAAGGTGTCAG GTTTGGCCGTATCCTGGAGGATCTGGACAGTCTAGCAG TGTTGATCTGTTACTCTCACACCCATAACAAGACACTTCAGAGATCTCCTCTGTCCATCGTCACTGCCCTGGTGGATAAGATAG ACATGAGGAAACAAATCATCCACCCTGACTGTGACATCAAGTTCACTGGTCACGTGACCTGGGTGGGGAAGACCTCCATTGAAGCCAAGATGCACATGTCTCAG taccacgGTGGGGCCTACACTCCAGTTCTGGATGCTACGTTTGTTATGGTGGCCAGAGACCCTGAGAACAAGAG ggcaGCGTTTGTTAACCCTCTGAAGCCAGAGGGAATTGAGGAGGAGAAACTGTTTCAGCAGGGAGAGA TCAATAAGACGCGTCGTATAGAGCTGAGTACAGCGTCTCTACTAAAGGTGGCCCCTACTGCTGAGGAGAGGAAGATCGTACACAGCCTGTTCCTCAACACCCTGGACAGCAA GACAGTGAGTTTCCGTAGCAGAGTTCTGCCTCCTAACTCAGTATGGATGGAGGATGCCAAAGTCAAAGGACTGGAGATCTGCCATCCACAg GAGAGGAACATCTTTAACAGGATCTTTGGAGGGTTTCTGATGAGGAAAGCTTACGAGCTGGGCTGGGCTAACGCATGTGTCTACGG GGGGTGTCGGCCTAACTTGGTTGCCGTGGACGATATCCTCTTCCGGAAGCCAGTAGAGATTGGCTCCCTACTCCTGCTCTCATCAcag gTGTGTTACACAGAGGGAAAGTACATCCAGGTCAGAGTTCATACAGAGGTTCTTGACCCCATGACCCGGCAGCACAACACCACTAATGTCTTCCACTTCACCTTCGCCACAGACAAAGACGTCCCCAACATAGTGCCACAGAGCTACGGCG AGTCCATGTTGTACCTGGATGGAAAGAGACACTTTAACCAGACCCTGGAGTCTCAGTGA
- the LOC139583492 gene encoding acyl-coenzyme A thioesterase 9, mitochondrial-like isoform X3 produces the protein MTSQRRQSVRNRLREIVGASTNWRDHQQALADRLSLSNQLAGSQDELPVRRMKDSYIEAHLPLGTDPTLREKYLNYLKGVRFGRILEDLDSLAVLICYSHTHNKTLQRSPLSIVTALVDKIDMRKQIIHPDCDIKFTGHVTWVGKTSIEAKMHMSQYHGGAYTPVLDATFVMVARDPENKRAAFVNPLKPEGIEEEKLFQQGEINKTRRIELSTASLLKVAPTAEERKIVHSLFLNTLDSKTVSFRSRVLPPNSVWMEDAKVKGLEICHPQERNIFNRIFGGFLMRKAYELGWANACVYGGCRPNLVAVDDILFRKPVEIGSLLLLSSQVCYTEGKYIQVRVHTEVLDPMTRQHNTTNVFHFTFATDKDVPNIVPQSYGESMLYLDGKRHFNQTLESQ, from the exons ATGACATCACAGCGGCGCCAGTCAG TGcgcaacaggctgagagagaTTGTGGGAGCGTCCACTAACTGGAG AGACCACCAGCAGGCGTTAGCTGACCGTTTGTCATTGTCCAATCAGCTGGCTGGTTCTCAGGATGAGCTTCCTGTCCGCAGGATGAAGGACAGCTACATAGAGGCCCACCTTCCCCTAGGCACAGACCCTACCCTTAGAGAGAAATACCTCAACTACCTCAAAGGTGTCAG GTTTGGCCGTATCCTGGAGGATCTGGACAGTCTAGCAG TGTTGATCTGTTACTCTCACACCCATAACAAGACACTTCAGAGATCTCCTCTGTCCATCGTCACTGCCCTGGTGGATAAGATAG ACATGAGGAAACAAATCATCCACCCTGACTGTGACATCAAGTTCACTGGTCACGTGACCTGGGTGGGGAAGACCTCCATTGAAGCCAAGATGCACATGTCTCAG taccacgGTGGGGCCTACACTCCAGTTCTGGATGCTACGTTTGTTATGGTGGCCAGAGACCCTGAGAACAAGAG ggcaGCGTTTGTTAACCCTCTGAAGCCAGAGGGAATTGAGGAGGAGAAACTGTTTCAGCAGGGAGAGA TCAATAAGACGCGTCGTATAGAGCTGAGTACAGCGTCTCTACTAAAGGTGGCCCCTACTGCTGAGGAGAGGAAGATCGTACACAGCCTGTTCCTCAACACCCTGGACAGCAA GACAGTGAGTTTCCGTAGCAGAGTTCTGCCTCCTAACTCAGTATGGATGGAGGATGCCAAAGTCAAAGGACTGGAGATCTGCCATCCACAg GAGAGGAACATCTTTAACAGGATCTTTGGAGGGTTTCTGATGAGGAAAGCTTACGAGCTGGGCTGGGCTAACGCATGTGTCTACGG GGGGTGTCGGCCTAACTTGGTTGCCGTGGACGATATCCTCTTCCGGAAGCCAGTAGAGATTGGCTCCCTACTCCTGCTCTCATCAcag gTGTGTTACACAGAGGGAAAGTACATCCAGGTCAGAGTTCATACAGAGGTTCTTGACCCCATGACCCGGCAGCACAACACCACTAATGTCTTCCACTTCACCTTCGCCACAGACAAAGACGTCCCCAACATAGTGCCACAGAGCTACGGCG AGTCCATGTTGTACCTGGATGGAAAGAGACACTTTAACCAGACCCTGGAGTCTCAGTGA
- the LOC139583492 gene encoding acyl-coenzyme A thioesterase 9, mitochondrial-like isoform X4, with amino-acid sequence MRNRLREIVGASTNWRDHQQALADRLSLSNQLAGSQDELPVRRMKDSYIEAHLPLGTDPTLREKYLNYLKGVRFGRILEDLDSLAVLICYSHTHNKTLQRSPLSIVTALVDKIDMRKQIIHPDCDIKFTGHVTWVGKTSIEAKMHMSQYHGGAYTPVLDATFVMVARDPENKRAAFVNPLKPEGIEEEKLFQQGEINKTRRIELSTASLLKVAPTAEERKIVHSLFLNTLDSKTVSFRSRVLPPNSVWMEDAKVKGLEICHPQERNIFNRIFGGFLMRKAYELGWANACVYGGCRPNLVAVDDILFRKPVEIGSLLLLSSQVCYTEGKYIQVRVHTEVLDPMTRQHNTTNVFHFTFATDKDVPNIVPQSYGESMLYLDGKRHFNQTLESQ; translated from the exons A TGcgcaacaggctgagagagaTTGTGGGAGCGTCCACTAACTGGAG AGACCACCAGCAGGCGTTAGCTGACCGTTTGTCATTGTCCAATCAGCTGGCTGGTTCTCAGGATGAGCTTCCTGTCCGCAGGATGAAGGACAGCTACATAGAGGCCCACCTTCCCCTAGGCACAGACCCTACCCTTAGAGAGAAATACCTCAACTACCTCAAAGGTGTCAG GTTTGGCCGTATCCTGGAGGATCTGGACAGTCTAGCAG TGTTGATCTGTTACTCTCACACCCATAACAAGACACTTCAGAGATCTCCTCTGTCCATCGTCACTGCCCTGGTGGATAAGATAG ACATGAGGAAACAAATCATCCACCCTGACTGTGACATCAAGTTCACTGGTCACGTGACCTGGGTGGGGAAGACCTCCATTGAAGCCAAGATGCACATGTCTCAG taccacgGTGGGGCCTACACTCCAGTTCTGGATGCTACGTTTGTTATGGTGGCCAGAGACCCTGAGAACAAGAG ggcaGCGTTTGTTAACCCTCTGAAGCCAGAGGGAATTGAGGAGGAGAAACTGTTTCAGCAGGGAGAGA TCAATAAGACGCGTCGTATAGAGCTGAGTACAGCGTCTCTACTAAAGGTGGCCCCTACTGCTGAGGAGAGGAAGATCGTACACAGCCTGTTCCTCAACACCCTGGACAGCAA GACAGTGAGTTTCCGTAGCAGAGTTCTGCCTCCTAACTCAGTATGGATGGAGGATGCCAAAGTCAAAGGACTGGAGATCTGCCATCCACAg GAGAGGAACATCTTTAACAGGATCTTTGGAGGGTTTCTGATGAGGAAAGCTTACGAGCTGGGCTGGGCTAACGCATGTGTCTACGG GGGGTGTCGGCCTAACTTGGTTGCCGTGGACGATATCCTCTTCCGGAAGCCAGTAGAGATTGGCTCCCTACTCCTGCTCTCATCAcag gTGTGTTACACAGAGGGAAAGTACATCCAGGTCAGAGTTCATACAGAGGTTCTTGACCCCATGACCCGGCAGCACAACACCACTAATGTCTTCCACTTCACCTTCGCCACAGACAAAGACGTCCCCAACATAGTGCCACAGAGCTACGGCG AGTCCATGTTGTACCTGGATGGAAAGAGACACTTTAACCAGACCCTGGAGTCTCAGTGA